The Salvelinus namaycush isolate Seneca chromosome 1, SaNama_1.0, whole genome shotgun sequence genome has a window encoding:
- the LOC120053506 gene encoding PR domain zinc finger protein 8-like, translated as MEESSSHKLVWDGDAKAVQQCLTDIFTSVYTTCDIPENAIFGPCVLSHTSLYDSIAFVALKSTDKRTAPYIFRVDTSAANSTSEGLMWLRLVQSARDRDEQNLEAYVKNGQLFYRSLRRIEKDEELLVWYGKDLIELLLLSAGKAPVKAKGSTPYSCPDCNQRFQFEFPFLAHLRFRCTKRLQSMAAGSVDEEVPSKEPSTERPNPNPTTTAPTRASPKLGRSDGDSAKPSTDFHNLARDLENSRTSPPSDREAEIRSESSGKRKFSDVEDRERDGSRASLSLSQSHKSKEELASSAQNYRGAYGLEENRRGPTFSPPGSGSTESGGEGKRSAFTEVKKSPQSLKTHGNSGSTKNLQSSNVENKDGGRPGPGSNPPQEKHLNIRQVLSETQPVQSQTRMEASPLGSAFTSVVQQGGGNSRDRKSAFSQPSRHATSSFSQISPLVMTTPKLLDCHPTVGDTISSSRLYQADHLAAKLHGAELGANCPVPGAMSKQSPFLYAAAAATAFWPKSQGPIQLQMPSALTLLPPSFTSLCLPAQNWCAKCNASFRMTSDLVYHMRSHHKKEFAMEPMVKRRREEKLKCPICNESFRERHHLSRHMTSHN; from the exons ATGGAGGAATCCAGCTCACATAAGTTGGTTTGGGACGGCGACGCCAAAGCAGTGCAGCAGTGTCTAACGGATATATTCACCAGTGTATACACCACATGTGACATTCCGGAAAATGCCATTTTCGGCCCTTGTGTTTTGAGCCACACGTCGTTGTATGACAGCATAGCCTTCGTAGCGCTCAAATCAACGGATAAACGAACTGCGCCTTACATATTCCGG GTGGACACATCCGCAGCCAATAGCACGTCGGAGGGCTTGATGTGGCTGCGGCTCGTGCAGTCGGCGAGGGACCGAGACGAGCAGAACCTCGAGGCCTACGTGAAGAACGGACAGCTGTTCTACCGGTCTCTCCGGAGGATCGAGAAGGACGAAGAGCTGTTGGTCTGGTACGGGAAAGACCTGATTGagctgctgctgctcagtgccgGTAAAGCGCCGGTCAAGGCCAAGG GGTCCACTCCTTACTCCTGTCCTGACTGCAACCAGCGCTTCCAGTTTGAGTTCCCCTTCCTGGCCCATCTGAGGTTCCGCTGCACCAAGAGACTACAGAGCATGGCAGCAGGCAGTGTGGACGAGGAGGTCCCCAGTAAGGAGCCAAGCACTGAGcgccctaaccccaaccctaccaCCACCGCACCCACCAGAGCTAGCCCTAAACTGGGCCGCTCGGATGGGGACAGCGCCAAACCCTCCACAGACTTCCATAACCTGGCCAGAGACCTCGAGAACAGTCGAACCAGTCCGCCGAGCGACCGTGAGGCTGAGATCCGCAGCGAGAGCTCTGGGAAAAGGAAATTCTCCGatgtggaggacagagagagggatggtagcaGGGCCTCTCTGAGCCTGTCCCAGTCCCACAAGTCTAAGGAGGAGCTGGCTAGCTCAGCACAGAACTATCGGGGAGCGTACGGTCTGGAGGAGAACCGACGAGGGCCGACGTTCTCCCCTCCAGGGTCGGGGTCCACCGAGTCGGGTGGTGAGGGTAAACGCAGCGCCTTCACCGAGGTCAAGAAGTCTCCACAGAGCCTAAAGACACACGGTAACAGCGGCAGCACCAAAAACCTCCAGAGCTCCAACGTCGAGAACAAGGACGGAGGTCGGCCCGGCCCCGGCAGCAACCCTCCCCAGGAGAAGCATCTCAACATTAGGCAGGTTCTGTCGGAGACTCAGCCTGTCCAGTCACAGACCCGCATGGAGGCCTCTCCGCTAGGGAGCGCCTTCACCTCCGTGGTCCAGCAGGGTGGGGGGAACAGCAGGGATAGGAAGAGCGCCTTCAGCCAACCTTCCCGCCACGctacctcctccttctcccaGATCTCACCTCTGGTCATGACCACACCCAAACTCCTGGACTGTCACCCGACGGTTGGAGACACCATCTCCTCCTCTAGACTCTACCAGGCAGACCACCTAGCCGCCAAACTCCACGGCGCAGAGCTGGGCGCCAACTGCCCAGTGCCGGGCGCCATGTCCAAGCAGAGCCCGTTCCTCTACGCAGCGGCTGCTGCCACAGCCTTCTGGCCTAAGAGCCAGGGCCCCATCCAGCTGCAGATGCCCTCAGCGTTAACCTTACTCCCCCCCTCCTTCACCTCTCTGTGTCTGCCCGCCCAGAACTGGTGCGCCAAGTGCAACGCCTCCTTCCGGATGACCTCTGACCTGGTGTACCACATGAGGTCGCACCACAAGAAGGAGTTCGCCATGGAGCCGATGGTGAAGAGGAGGCGTGAGGAGAAACTCAAGTGTCCGATCTGTAACGAGTCGTTCAGGGAGAGGCACCACCTCTCGCGTCACATGACCTCCCACAATTGA